A window from Roseburia sp. 499 encodes these proteins:
- a CDS encoding GNAT family N-acetyltransferase produces the protein MIREMMPNDWKRVAEIYEQGMERGISTFNTECPTYEEWDNGHIKECRYVYVSDEKVVGWIAISPTSGRCVYRGSVEVSIYIDEAYQGKGIGTELLQKLCEETEKAGYWSLYSAIFSINKASIALHKKCGFREIGYREKIAKDRFGVWQNTTLMERRNHIK, from the coding sequence ATGATTAGAGAAATGATGCCAAATGATTGGAAGAGAGTCGCAGAAATTTATGAACAGGGGATGGAACGCGGGATATCTACGTTTAATACAGAATGTCCTACTTATGAAGAGTGGGATAATGGGCATATAAAAGAGTGTAGATATGTTTATGTATCGGATGAAAAGGTGGTTGGCTGGATAGCAATAAGCCCCACATCCGGAAGATGTGTTTATAGAGGAAGTGTAGAAGTAAGTATATACATTGATGAAGCATATCAAGGAAAAGGCATAGGAACAGAGCTTTTGCAAAAATTGTGTGAAGAAACGGAGAAAGCTGGTTATTGGAGTTTGTATTCTGCTATTTTTTCTATCAACAAAGCCAGCATTGCGTTACATAAAAAATGTGGTTTCAGAGAAATTGGGTATCGTGAGAAAATAGCGAAAGACCGATTTGGAGTGTGGCAGAATACCACACTGATGGAAAGAAGAAATCATATAAAATAG
- a CDS encoding MarR family winged helix-turn-helix transcriptional regulator — MNKVYAFREYTRQLEFHLANMRKGDCCCAGISSAQCFMIVEIGRKPGISAKELASILHMDKSSVSRAIEELVQKEYVERKSSEQDRRWVMLYLLPKGQAHFEKIECDMNGKFQEILNEIPDEKQEQVIEALELYVAACTKVKEREEND; from the coding sequence ATGAACAAAGTATATGCGTTTCGTGAATATACACGACAATTAGAGTTTCATCTCGCAAATATGAGAAAAGGAGACTGTTGTTGCGCTGGCATTAGTAGTGCGCAATGTTTTATGATTGTTGAAATTGGCCGTAAACCGGGGATTTCGGCAAAAGAGCTTGCGTCTATTTTGCATATGGATAAAAGTAGTGTGAGTCGTGCCATTGAAGAATTAGTTCAGAAAGAATATGTTGAGCGAAAAAGTTCAGAGCAAGACCGCAGGTGGGTTATGCTTTATTTACTACCCAAAGGGCAAGCACATTTTGAAAAAATAGAGTGTGACATGAATGGGAAATTCCAAGAAATATTAAATGAAATACCGGACGAAAAGCAAGAACAGGTTATTGAAGCATTAGAATTATATGTTGCTGCATGTACAAAAGTAAAGGAGAGAGAAGAAAATGATTAG